The window AGCAGCCCATCCGCGAAGAGCTGAAGGAGCGCGCCGCCGCGGCCCGCTTCGCGCTGGTCGAGGGCTCGGTGGAGCACGACGAGGCGCTCATGGAGCGCTACCTGGAGGGCGAGGAGATCCCCGAGGCCGAGCTGCGCCGCGCCATCCGCAACGCCACCATCTCGGGCGCCATCGTGCCGGTGCTCACCGGCTCGGCGTTCAAGAACAAGGGCGTGCAGCAGCTGCTGGACTCGGTGATCGACTACCTGCCGGCCCCGGTCGACATCCCGGCCATCAAGGGAACGGACCCGGAGAACGACGACGCGGCCATCGAGCGCCACGCGACCGACGACGAGCCCTTCTCGGCGCTGGCGTTCAAGATCGCCACCGACCCCTTCGTGGGTAAGCTCACGTTCTTCCGCGTGTACTCGGGCGTCATCAGCTCGGGCTCGCACGTGCTGAACAGCACCAAGGGCAAGCGCGAGCGCCTGGGCCGCATCCTCCAGATGCACGCCAACAAGCGCGAGGAGATCCCCGAGGTGCGCGCCGGCGACATCGCCGCCGCCATCGGCCTCAAGGACACCACCACCGGCAACACGCTCTGCGACCCGGAGCACCCGGTGGTGCTGGAGAGCATGACGTTCCCGGAGCCGGTGATCGACGTCGCCATCGAGCCCAAGACCAAGGTCGACCAGGACAAGATGGGCGAGGCGCTGCGCCGCCTGGCCGACGAGGACCCGACCTTCCGGGTTCACACCGACCAGGAGACGGGCCAGACCATCATCTCCGGCATGGGCGAGCTCCACCTGGAAATCCTGGTGGACCGCATGCTCCGCGAGTTCAAGGTCGACGCCAACGTGGGCCGTCCGCAGGTGGCCTACCGCGAGACGATCCGCAAGCTGGTGGAAAAGGTCGAGGGCAAGTTCGTCCGCCAGACCGGCGGCTCGGGCCAGTACGGCCACGTCGTCATCAACATGATGCCGGCCGACCCGGGGCAGGGCTTCGTCTTCGAGGACAAGATCGTGGGCGGCGTGATTCCCCGCGAGTTCATCAAGCCCAGCGAGCAGGGGCTTCGCGAGGCCATGGACACCGGCGTGCTGGCCGGCTACCCCATGGTCGACGTCAAGGTGCAGCTGGTTTTCGGCAGCTACCACGACGTCGACTCGTCGGAAATCGCGTTCAAGATCGCCGCGTCGATGGCCTTCAAGGAGGCCGCCCGCCGCGCCCAGCCGGTGCTGCTGGAGCCGGTGATGAGCGTGGAAGTGATCACCCCGTCGGACTACATGGGCGACGTGATCGGCGACCTGAGCAGCCGCCGCGGCAAGATCCAGGGGATGGACCAGCGCGGCGAGGCCCAGGTGATCAACGCCATGGTGCCGCTGTCCGAGATGTTCGGCTACAGCACGTCGCTCCGCTCGATGTCGCAGGGCCGCGCCGTGTACAGCATGCAGTTCGCGCAGTACGAGGAAGTGCCCAAGAGCAAGGCCGAAGAGATCGTGGCCAAGGTCCGCGGCTGATCTTCGTTCCCTCAGTAGGCTGAAAAGAGTTTCACGCAGAGGTCGCAGAGGGAAAAGAGAGGACGCAGAGGGCTCCGGTGAGTTCCTCTGCGTCCTCTCCGTTTTCTCTGCGCCTCTGCGTGAACCTGTTTTTACGAGGCTTGGGGTGAGCCGGGGGTTGACGTTTGGGGCAACTGTCGCTATTCTTCGCGTCTTGCCCCCGGATTTTTGGGGCACGAGCACCTTGCCGCAGCGGCTGAGGCGGTGAGGTGTGCTGTTCTTGGGACCCGGCGCGGAGACGCCGGACCACCCGAGCCGCGGCTGAGGCGGTTCGCCGGCCCGGGGGCGCGCAAGACGCGCCGCCCGGGCGGAATCCATTCAGCCATCCATTTCTCCACCACCTCGAAAATGAGGATTCAAACCAATGGCCAAGGCCAAGTTTGAGCGCAACAAGCCGCACGTGAACGTGGGCACCATCGGGCACGTGGACCACGGCAAGACCACGCTGACGGCCGCGATCACGCGGATCCAGGCAGCCAAGGGGCTCGCCGACTTCATCAGCTTCGACAACATCGACAAGGCTCCCGAGGAGCGCGCGCGCGGCATTACGATCAGCACCGCGCACGTGGAGTACCAGACCGAGGCGCGCCACTACGCGCACGTCGACTGCCCCGGCCACGCCGACTACGTGAAGAACATGATCACGGGCGCGGCGCAGATGGACGGAGCCATCCTGGTGGTGTCGGCGGCCGACGGCCCCATGCCCCAGACGCGCGAGCACATCCTGCTGGCGCGCCAGGTGAACGTGCCGTACATCGTGGTCTTCCTGAACAAGGTCGACATGGTGGACGACCCGGAGCTCCTGGAGCTGGTGGAGCTTGAGGTTCGCGAGCTGCTCAGCGAGTACGACTTCCCGGGCGACGACATTCCCATCATCGCGGGCTCGGGGCTCAAGGCGCTGGAGTCGGGCGACCCGAACAGCGAGTGGGGCCAGAAGATCACCGCCCTGATGGACGCGGTCGACAGCT is drawn from Longimicrobium sp. and contains these coding sequences:
- the fusA gene encoding elongation factor G, with the protein product MARTTPLEKYRNIGIMAHIDAGKTTTTERILYYTGRTHKIGEVHEGAATMDWMEQEQERGITITSAATTCQWSRFDQMYRINIIDTPGHVDFTVEVERSLRVLDGAVCVFDAVAGVEPQSETVWRQADKYGVPRICFVNKMDRTGANFDRCVAMIVDRLGANPMPIHLPIGDGEKFVGIVDVLRQVELIYDDSTMGKNWTEQPIREELKERAAAARFALVEGSVEHDEALMERYLEGEEIPEAELRRAIRNATISGAIVPVLTGSAFKNKGVQQLLDSVIDYLPAPVDIPAIKGTDPENDDAAIERHATDDEPFSALAFKIATDPFVGKLTFFRVYSGVISSGSHVLNSTKGKRERLGRILQMHANKREEIPEVRAGDIAAAIGLKDTTTGNTLCDPEHPVVLESMTFPEPVIDVAIEPKTKVDQDKMGEALRRLADEDPTFRVHTDQETGQTIISGMGELHLEILVDRMLREFKVDANVGRPQVAYRETIRKLVEKVEGKFVRQTGGSGQYGHVVINMMPADPGQGFVFEDKIVGGVIPREFIKPSEQGLREAMDTGVLAGYPMVDVKVQLVFGSYHDVDSSEIAFKIAASMAFKEAARRAQPVLLEPVMSVEVITPSDYMGDVIGDLSSRRGKIQGMDQRGEAQVINAMVPLSEMFGYSTSLRSMSQGRAVYSMQFAQYEEVPKSKAEEIVAKVRG
- a CDS encoding GTP-binding protein; its protein translation is MAKAKFERNKPHVNVGTIGHVDHGKTTLTAAITRIQAAKGLADFISFDNIDKAPEERARGITISTAHVEYQTEARHYAHVDCPGHADYVKNMITGAAQMDGAILVVSAADGPMPQTREHILLARQVNVPYIVVFLNKVDMVDDPELLELVELEVRELLSEYDFPGDDIPIIAGSGLKALESGDPNSEWGQKITALMDAVDS